The Caloenas nicobarica isolate bCalNic1 chromosome Z, bCalNic1.hap1, whole genome shotgun sequence genome has a segment encoding these proteins:
- the GPSM2 gene encoding G-protein-signaling modulator 2 isoform X3 encodes MEDSNVLISMREDRSFHVRYRMEASCLELALEGERLCKAGDCRAGVSFFEAAVQVGTEDLKTLSAIYSQLGNAYFYLHEYAKALEYHHHDLTLARTIGDLLGEAKASGNLGNTLKVLGNFDEAIVCCQRHLDISRELNDKVGEARALYNLGNVYHSKGKNVASVGTHDPGELPDDVKNALQKAANYYEENLSIVTELGDRAAQGRAFGNLGNTHYLLGNFRSAVLAHEQRLLIAKEFGDRSAERRAYSNLGNAYIFLGEFETASEYYKRTLQLARQLKDRAVEAQACYSLGNTYTLLQDYEKAIDYHLKHLVIAQELNDKIGEGRACWSLGNAYTALGNHDQAMHFAERHLEISREVGDRSGELTARLNLSDLQMVLGLSYSTNNSMMSESHVVENSLNGTRPRVGRRHSMENMELMKLTPEKKNSRETVADEGFFDLLSRFQSNRMDDQRCYFQEKNRFSAAPVATSSTPPKTIRKSFSTSVVSPHTDEFLDLLASSQSRRLDDQRASLSHLPGLRLNPRNRHSVLGHLMAVNNRDLDDDFFDILIKCQGSRLDDQRCAPPSAAKGPTVPDEDFFSLILRSQAKRMDEQRVHLPSTIKGPNTS; translated from the exons ATGGAGGACAGTAATGTTTTGATAAGCATGCGTGAAGATCGTTCCTTCCATGTGCGATACAG GATGGAGGCTTCCTGCCTAGAGCTGGCGTTGGAGGGTGAGCGCCTGTGCAAAGCAGGAGATTGCCGAGCTGGTGTGTCTTTCTTTGAAGCAGCTGTTCAGGTTGGAACTGAAGATTTAAAAACACTCAGTGCTATTTACAGCCAGTTAGGCAATGCCTATTTCTACTTGCATGAGTATGCAAAGGCCTTGGAATACCATCACCATGATTTGACTCTTGCAAG GACAATTGGAGATCTGCTGGGAGAAGCTAAAGCTAGTGGGAATCTGGGAAACACCTTAAAGGTACTTGGGAATTTTGATGAAGCTATTGTTTGTTGTCAAAGGCATCTGGATATTTCTAGAGAGCTTAATGATAAG gttggagaAGCAAGAGCACTGTATAACCTGGGAAATGTGTATCACTCTAAAGGGAAAAATGTAGCTAGTGTGGGGACTCATGATCCAGGGGAACTTCCAGATGATgtgaaaaatgctttgcaaaaagCTGCAAATTATTATGA GGAAAACCTGTCAATAGTAACAGAGCTGGGGGACAGAGCAGCACAAGGACGTGCCTTTGGAAACCTGGGAAACACACACTATCTTCTGGGCAACTTCAGGAGTGCGGTTTTAGCCCATGAACAG CGTCTCCTAATTGCAAAAGAATTTGGTGATAGATCAGCGGAAAGAAGAGCATACAGCAATCTTGGAAACGCCTACATATTCCTGGGTGAATTTGAGACCGCTTCTGAATACTACAA GAGGACCTTACAGTTGGCTCGACAGCTTAAAGACCGAGCTGTGGAAGCACAGGCCTGCTACAGCCTTGGGAACACTTACACTTTGCTTCAGGACTACGAAAAAGCAATTGACTATCATTTGAAACACCTTGTGATTGCTCAGGAATTAAATGATAA aattgGTGAAGGAAGAGCATGCTGGAGTTTGGGGAATGCATATACTGCTCTGGGAAATCACGACCAAGCGATGCATTTTGCAGAAAGGCACTTGGAGATTTCAAGAGAG GTAGGAGACAGAAGTGGGGAACTCACCGCTAGACTTAATCTCTCAGATCTTCAAATGGTTCTCGGATTAAGCTACAGCACAAACAACTCCATGATGTCGGAAAGCCACGTGGTAGAGAACAGTTTGAATG GTACCAGACCGAGAGTAGGACGCCGCCACAGTATGGAGAACATGGAACTTATGAAACTAACACCAGAAAAG aaaaacagtcGAGAGACAGTGGCAGACGAAGGGTTCTTTGATCTGCTGAGTCGATTCCAGAGTAACAGGATGGACGATCAGAGATGCTACTTCCAGGAGAAGAACAGATTCTCAGCTGCTCCAGTGGCAACATCCTCTACGCCCCCtaaaacaataagaaaat ccttcTCCACCTCCGTGGTCTCCCCCCACACAGATGAGTTTCTCGACCTCCTCGCCAGCTCCCAGAGCCGCCGGCTGGACGACCAGCGCGCCAGCCTGAGCCACCTGCCTGGCCTTCGGCTCAACCCGCGCAACCGCCACTCCGTCCTGGGGCACCTCATGGCAGTTAACAACAGGGACCTGGATGACGACTTCTTTGATATATTGATCAAATGCCAG GGTTCCAGACTGGATGATCAAAGATGTGCTCCTCCATCAGCCGCAAAAGGACCAACTG
- the GPSM2 gene encoding G-protein-signaling modulator 2 isoform X2 translates to MEASCLELALEGERLCKAGDCRAGVSFFEAAVQVGTEDLKTLSAIYSQLGNAYFYLHEYAKALEYHHHDLTLARTIGDLLGEAKASGNLGNTLKVLGNFDEAIVCCQRHLDISRELNDKVGEARALYNLGNVYHSKGKNVASVGTHDPGELPDDVKNALQKAANYYEENLSIVTELGDRAAQGRAFGNLGNTHYLLGNFRSAVLAHEQRLLIAKEFGDRSAERRAYSNLGNAYIFLGEFETASEYYKRTLQLARQLKDRAVEAQACYSLGNTYTLLQDYEKAIDYHLKHLVIAQELNDKIGEGRACWSLGNAYTALGNHDQAMHFAERHLEISREVGDRSGELTARLNLSDLQMVLGLSYSTNNSMMSESHVVENSLNGTRPRVGRRHSMENMELMKLTPEKVQNWNSEILAKQKPLVAKPSAKLHFVNRLKGKKYKNGTAPKVLQDASNSIDHRLPNSQRKNSRETVADEGFFDLLSRFQSNRMDDQRCYFQEKNRFSAAPVATSSTPPKTIRKSFSTSVVSPHTDEFLDLLASSQSRRLDDQRASLSHLPGLRLNPRNRHSVLGHLMAVNNRDLDDDFFDILIKCQGSRLDDQRCAPPSAAKGPTVPDEDFFSLILRSQAKRMDEQRVHLPSTIKGPNTS, encoded by the exons ATGGAGGCTTCCTGCCTAGAGCTGGCGTTGGAGGGTGAGCGCCTGTGCAAAGCAGGAGATTGCCGAGCTGGTGTGTCTTTCTTTGAAGCAGCTGTTCAGGTTGGAACTGAAGATTTAAAAACACTCAGTGCTATTTACAGCCAGTTAGGCAATGCCTATTTCTACTTGCATGAGTATGCAAAGGCCTTGGAATACCATCACCATGATTTGACTCTTGCAAG GACAATTGGAGATCTGCTGGGAGAAGCTAAAGCTAGTGGGAATCTGGGAAACACCTTAAAGGTACTTGGGAATTTTGATGAAGCTATTGTTTGTTGTCAAAGGCATCTGGATATTTCTAGAGAGCTTAATGATAAG gttggagaAGCAAGAGCACTGTATAACCTGGGAAATGTGTATCACTCTAAAGGGAAAAATGTAGCTAGTGTGGGGACTCATGATCCAGGGGAACTTCCAGATGATgtgaaaaatgctttgcaaaaagCTGCAAATTATTATGA GGAAAACCTGTCAATAGTAACAGAGCTGGGGGACAGAGCAGCACAAGGACGTGCCTTTGGAAACCTGGGAAACACACACTATCTTCTGGGCAACTTCAGGAGTGCGGTTTTAGCCCATGAACAG CGTCTCCTAATTGCAAAAGAATTTGGTGATAGATCAGCGGAAAGAAGAGCATACAGCAATCTTGGAAACGCCTACATATTCCTGGGTGAATTTGAGACCGCTTCTGAATACTACAA GAGGACCTTACAGTTGGCTCGACAGCTTAAAGACCGAGCTGTGGAAGCACAGGCCTGCTACAGCCTTGGGAACACTTACACTTTGCTTCAGGACTACGAAAAAGCAATTGACTATCATTTGAAACACCTTGTGATTGCTCAGGAATTAAATGATAA aattgGTGAAGGAAGAGCATGCTGGAGTTTGGGGAATGCATATACTGCTCTGGGAAATCACGACCAAGCGATGCATTTTGCAGAAAGGCACTTGGAGATTTCAAGAGAG GTAGGAGACAGAAGTGGGGAACTCACCGCTAGACTTAATCTCTCAGATCTTCAAATGGTTCTCGGATTAAGCTACAGCACAAACAACTCCATGATGTCGGAAAGCCACGTGGTAGAGAACAGTTTGAATG GTACCAGACCGAGAGTAGGACGCCGCCACAGTATGGAGAACATGGAACTTATGAAACTAACACCAGAAAAG GTTCAGAACTGGAACAGTGAGATTCTTGCTAAGCAGAAACCACTGGTTGCCAAACCTTcagcaaaactgcattttgtaaATCGACTAAAAGGCAAAAAGTACAAAAACGGCACCGCTCCCAAAGTTTTGCAGGATGCCAGTAATTCTATTGACCATCGACTTCCAAACTCCCAGAGG aaaaacagtcGAGAGACAGTGGCAGACGAAGGGTTCTTTGATCTGCTGAGTCGATTCCAGAGTAACAGGATGGACGATCAGAGATGCTACTTCCAGGAGAAGAACAGATTCTCAGCTGCTCCAGTGGCAACATCCTCTACGCCCCCtaaaacaataagaaaat ccttcTCCACCTCCGTGGTCTCCCCCCACACAGATGAGTTTCTCGACCTCCTCGCCAGCTCCCAGAGCCGCCGGCTGGACGACCAGCGCGCCAGCCTGAGCCACCTGCCTGGCCTTCGGCTCAACCCGCGCAACCGCCACTCCGTCCTGGGGCACCTCATGGCAGTTAACAACAGGGACCTGGATGACGACTTCTTTGATATATTGATCAAATGCCAG GGTTCCAGACTGGATGATCAAAGATGTGCTCCTCCATCAGCCGCAAAAGGACCAACTG
- the GPSM2 gene encoding G-protein-signaling modulator 2 isoform X1 produces the protein MEDSNVLISMREDRSFHVRYRMEASCLELALEGERLCKAGDCRAGVSFFEAAVQVGTEDLKTLSAIYSQLGNAYFYLHEYAKALEYHHHDLTLARTIGDLLGEAKASGNLGNTLKVLGNFDEAIVCCQRHLDISRELNDKVGEARALYNLGNVYHSKGKNVASVGTHDPGELPDDVKNALQKAANYYEENLSIVTELGDRAAQGRAFGNLGNTHYLLGNFRSAVLAHEQRLLIAKEFGDRSAERRAYSNLGNAYIFLGEFETASEYYKRTLQLARQLKDRAVEAQACYSLGNTYTLLQDYEKAIDYHLKHLVIAQELNDKIGEGRACWSLGNAYTALGNHDQAMHFAERHLEISREVGDRSGELTARLNLSDLQMVLGLSYSTNNSMMSESHVVENSLNGTRPRVGRRHSMENMELMKLTPEKVQNWNSEILAKQKPLVAKPSAKLHFVNRLKGKKYKNGTAPKVLQDASNSIDHRLPNSQRKNSRETVADEGFFDLLSRFQSNRMDDQRCYFQEKNRFSAAPVATSSTPPKTIRKSFSTSVVSPHTDEFLDLLASSQSRRLDDQRASLSHLPGLRLNPRNRHSVLGHLMAVNNRDLDDDFFDILIKCQGSRLDDQRCAPPSAAKGPTVPDEDFFSLILRSQAKRMDEQRVHLPSTIKGPNTS, from the exons ATGGAGGACAGTAATGTTTTGATAAGCATGCGTGAAGATCGTTCCTTCCATGTGCGATACAG GATGGAGGCTTCCTGCCTAGAGCTGGCGTTGGAGGGTGAGCGCCTGTGCAAAGCAGGAGATTGCCGAGCTGGTGTGTCTTTCTTTGAAGCAGCTGTTCAGGTTGGAACTGAAGATTTAAAAACACTCAGTGCTATTTACAGCCAGTTAGGCAATGCCTATTTCTACTTGCATGAGTATGCAAAGGCCTTGGAATACCATCACCATGATTTGACTCTTGCAAG GACAATTGGAGATCTGCTGGGAGAAGCTAAAGCTAGTGGGAATCTGGGAAACACCTTAAAGGTACTTGGGAATTTTGATGAAGCTATTGTTTGTTGTCAAAGGCATCTGGATATTTCTAGAGAGCTTAATGATAAG gttggagaAGCAAGAGCACTGTATAACCTGGGAAATGTGTATCACTCTAAAGGGAAAAATGTAGCTAGTGTGGGGACTCATGATCCAGGGGAACTTCCAGATGATgtgaaaaatgctttgcaaaaagCTGCAAATTATTATGA GGAAAACCTGTCAATAGTAACAGAGCTGGGGGACAGAGCAGCACAAGGACGTGCCTTTGGAAACCTGGGAAACACACACTATCTTCTGGGCAACTTCAGGAGTGCGGTTTTAGCCCATGAACAG CGTCTCCTAATTGCAAAAGAATTTGGTGATAGATCAGCGGAAAGAAGAGCATACAGCAATCTTGGAAACGCCTACATATTCCTGGGTGAATTTGAGACCGCTTCTGAATACTACAA GAGGACCTTACAGTTGGCTCGACAGCTTAAAGACCGAGCTGTGGAAGCACAGGCCTGCTACAGCCTTGGGAACACTTACACTTTGCTTCAGGACTACGAAAAAGCAATTGACTATCATTTGAAACACCTTGTGATTGCTCAGGAATTAAATGATAA aattgGTGAAGGAAGAGCATGCTGGAGTTTGGGGAATGCATATACTGCTCTGGGAAATCACGACCAAGCGATGCATTTTGCAGAAAGGCACTTGGAGATTTCAAGAGAG GTAGGAGACAGAAGTGGGGAACTCACCGCTAGACTTAATCTCTCAGATCTTCAAATGGTTCTCGGATTAAGCTACAGCACAAACAACTCCATGATGTCGGAAAGCCACGTGGTAGAGAACAGTTTGAATG GTACCAGACCGAGAGTAGGACGCCGCCACAGTATGGAGAACATGGAACTTATGAAACTAACACCAGAAAAG GTTCAGAACTGGAACAGTGAGATTCTTGCTAAGCAGAAACCACTGGTTGCCAAACCTTcagcaaaactgcattttgtaaATCGACTAAAAGGCAAAAAGTACAAAAACGGCACCGCTCCCAAAGTTTTGCAGGATGCCAGTAATTCTATTGACCATCGACTTCCAAACTCCCAGAGG aaaaacagtcGAGAGACAGTGGCAGACGAAGGGTTCTTTGATCTGCTGAGTCGATTCCAGAGTAACAGGATGGACGATCAGAGATGCTACTTCCAGGAGAAGAACAGATTCTCAGCTGCTCCAGTGGCAACATCCTCTACGCCCCCtaaaacaataagaaaat ccttcTCCACCTCCGTGGTCTCCCCCCACACAGATGAGTTTCTCGACCTCCTCGCCAGCTCCCAGAGCCGCCGGCTGGACGACCAGCGCGCCAGCCTGAGCCACCTGCCTGGCCTTCGGCTCAACCCGCGCAACCGCCACTCCGTCCTGGGGCACCTCATGGCAGTTAACAACAGGGACCTGGATGACGACTTCTTTGATATATTGATCAAATGCCAG GGTTCCAGACTGGATGATCAAAGATGTGCTCCTCCATCAGCCGCAAAAGGACCAACTG